In Deltaproteobacteria bacterium, the genomic window AAACCTCCTGAGTCGAAGCCTGGCGATGGTCGTCAAGTACTGCAAAGGGAAAATCCCCGAACCCGGAGGGCTGGAAGGCCCAGACCAGGAGCTTATCGGGCGGGCCATGGAGACCATGCGCTCCTTTGTAGGCGAAATGGTGGATCTCGCCTTTCATAAGGCCCTCATGGTCATCTGGGATCTCATCGGCCGGGTGAACAAGTATATCGACGAGACAGCGCCGTGGAACCTGGCAAAAAACCCGGACCAAGGCGGCCGCCTCGCAACGGTCCTTTACAATACGCTGGAATGTTTGAGGATCGTTGCCTTCCTCCTCCTCCCATTCGTACCCGATACAGGAGAGAAGATCTGGACCCAGCTGGGTATGGAGGGTAGCATTCACAGCCGGTCTTTCCAAGACATGGAGAAGTGGGGCGAGATCCGGCCCGGCCGGTCTGTACAGAGGGGGGCCCCTCTGTTCCCCCGGATAGACCTTTCCCAAGGCGATGGCCAAGAAAATACACAGGCTCGATAAGGTCCTGCGGAGGACTCTCCGAAGGATGGACCTCGACACCAGGCTGGATACCTATCGGATCTGGCCTTTGTGGCAGGAAATCGTAGGGGATAGGATCGCCGGAAAGGCCCAGCCTGAAAGACTTAGAAACCGGATTCTCTTTGTCAGGGTCTCGAGTTCCACCTGGATGCAGCAGCTCCAGACCATGAAGCCCATGCTGCTGGAGAGGATCCACAGGGTTGTCAAGGGTGCCCTGATCAAGGAGATCCGGTTCTCTCTCGGTGAGGTTCTCCCCCCCTGCCAGACCCCTCCAGAAGAGCGCGACGATGAG contains:
- a CDS encoding DUF721 domain-containing protein, whose translation is MDLDTRLDTYRIWPLWQEIVGDRIAGKAQPERLRNRILFVRVSSSTWMQQLQTMKPMLLERIHRVVKGALIKEIRFSLGEVLPPCQTPPEERDDEKEKQETTLSAEMEGHLEQIEDGELRALVRRIMLKQAQAARPLRGDEG